A part of Candidatus Methylomirabilota bacterium genomic DNA contains:
- a CDS encoding amidohydrolase family protein translates to MIIDLDSHLREGYFLDEVYRLEEPYARYTPVKAGNGRHHQTRFIHALEVGDPRARVCFKHPYMYDPQLDSELAERQVGGYDMERRRQDIRQEGIEKQVIFPTGIGIPTRNVGGLGVALCRAYNTWVRNLVRGYEDVFWPVAMAPAGCPDEMASELRRCIKELGMKAGHLVAYCGPRNLDDPAFYPYYETARFLEQREGRDAALAYFRQLARQEIQWRKGHSLIGQLVVAGEFPLAAELQVHNIERSKAQGAPIDWVALDGVIPVHKIGIALTSTGSRPHAAALFYDFILSRTGMETIKRRHRVPTRPDVTVPYLQPYRLLPFDGQAMDEFDAYVSLFREIFKPGA, encoded by the coding sequence ATGATCATCGATCTGGATTCTCACCTGCGGGAAGGCTACTTCCTGGACGAGGTGTACCGGCTCGAGGAACCCTACGCCCGCTATACGCCGGTGAAGGCGGGGAACGGGCGTCATCACCAGACCCGCTTCATCCACGCCCTGGAGGTCGGCGACCCCCGGGCCCGGGTCTGCTTCAAGCACCCGTACATGTACGATCCCCAGCTCGACTCCGAGCTCGCCGAGCGCCAGGTCGGGGGCTACGACATGGAGCGGAGGCGGCAGGACATCCGCCAGGAGGGCATCGAGAAGCAGGTGATCTTCCCGACCGGCATCGGCATCCCCACCCGGAACGTGGGGGGCCTGGGTGTCGCGTTGTGCCGCGCGTACAACACCTGGGTGAGGAACCTCGTCAGAGGCTACGAAGATGTCTTCTGGCCGGTGGCCATGGCGCCGGCCGGCTGTCCGGACGAGATGGCCAGCGAGCTCCGGCGCTGCATCAAGGAGCTCGGCATGAAGGCCGGGCACCTGGTGGCCTACTGCGGGCCCCGCAATCTGGACGACCCGGCGTTCTATCCGTACTACGAGACCGCCCGGTTCCTGGAACAACGGGAAGGCCGGGACGCGGCCCTCGCGTACTTCAGGCAGCTCGCGCGCCAGGAGATCCAGTGGCGCAAGGGGCACTCCCTGATCGGGCAGCTGGTGGTGGCGGGCGAATTCCCGCTGGCCGCCGAGCTCCAGGTGCACAACATCGAGCGGTCCAAAGCCCAGGGAGCCCCGATCGACTGGGTCGCGCTCGATGGGGTGATCCCGGTTCACAAGATCGGCATCGCCCTGACCAGTACCGGCAGCCGCCCCCATGCGGCCGCGTTGTTCTACGACTTCATCCTTTCCCGTACCGGGATGGAAACGATCAAGCGGCGGCATCGCGTTCCGACCCGGCCGGATGTGACCGTTCCCTATCTGCAGCCCTACCGGCTCCTGCCGTTCGATGGCCAGGCCATGGACGAGTTCGACGCCTACGTCTCGCTGTTCCGGGAGATCTTCAAGCCGGGCGCCTGA
- a CDS encoding efflux RND transporter periplasmic adaptor subunit, translated as SLTCKRFGGHVHEMGFLLIYFQLAFYCNVSDAWLFPEKSKRLWVTTAGPYFEMFLWALAVITWRVTEPGTWPSAVALVVIATSAFKLFINLNPLIKLDGYYLLSDALGMHNLRARAFGYLKRRLSALVASPARTLEEPTLRERRIYLAYSLLAGGYSAWLLGWVALMVGGFLTERYQGAGAIVYAGLLGLAFQNPLRRWTARPRLRAWREHVNARWRSMSGPVRVLLLFGLVLAVLFLVPWELTVSGEFSVAPHHNADVRAEVDGIIAEVYVDEGQRVAAGELIARLADRDYRAELRAVEGQSDETRARLKMLRAGPRAEELRLARQNIETAVTRREHARRRYEEAQQMQAARLAKATADVAAAEERLRYARNDLERSQALFAGELISRRALEESQERAGIREKELAAARAELAGVSAGDLASTGDLAGFHKELAVAQKEAEEARGRLRLLEAGSRPEEIEGAEATLARLLSQRSHLEDQLRLVTVRSAVGGVVTTPKPREKIGQYVKKGDLIVEVHEFATVKAEIAVPEREIGDVKVGQPVVVKARAFPERGFQGRVTAIAPAAVKEEEGWRGRVFRVTTALENPDLLLRPEMTGTAKIYCGQRRLFDVLTRRLARYLRVEFWSWW; from the coding sequence AGCTTGACCTGCAAGCGCTTCGGGGGCCACGTCCACGAGATGGGGTTCCTGCTCATCTACTTCCAGCTCGCGTTCTACTGCAACGTGAGCGACGCCTGGCTCTTCCCCGAGAAGTCCAAGCGCCTCTGGGTGACCACGGCCGGCCCCTACTTCGAGATGTTCCTCTGGGCCCTGGCTGTCATCACCTGGCGGGTCACGGAGCCTGGGACGTGGCCCAGCGCGGTTGCGCTGGTGGTGATCGCCACCTCCGCCTTCAAGCTCTTCATCAACCTCAACCCCCTCATCAAGCTCGACGGCTACTACCTGCTGAGCGACGCGCTGGGGATGCACAACCTCCGCGCGCGCGCGTTCGGCTATCTCAAGCGCCGGCTTTCCGCTCTAGTGGCTTCGCCGGCCCGGACGCTGGAGGAGCCTACCCTCCGGGAGCGACGGATCTACCTGGCGTACAGCCTCCTGGCCGGCGGCTACTCCGCGTGGCTCCTCGGCTGGGTGGCGTTGATGGTGGGCGGCTTTCTCACCGAGCGCTACCAGGGGGCCGGGGCGATCGTCTACGCGGGCCTGCTCGGGCTCGCGTTCCAGAACCCGCTGCGGCGCTGGACTGCGAGACCCAGGCTCCGGGCTTGGCGCGAGCACGTGAACGCGCGATGGCGGTCGATGAGCGGGCCGGTGCGCGTTCTCCTGCTCTTCGGCCTCGTCCTGGCCGTGCTCTTTCTGGTGCCGTGGGAGCTCACGGTCTCGGGCGAGTTCTCGGTCGCCCCCCACCACAACGCCGACGTGCGCGCCGAGGTCGACGGGATCATCGCCGAGGTCTACGTCGACGAGGGCCAGCGGGTGGCCGCCGGCGAGCTGATCGCCCGACTCGCGGATCGGGACTATCGCGCCGAGCTGAGGGCCGTCGAGGGGCAGAGCGACGAGACGCGGGCCCGGCTCAAGATGCTGCGGGCGGGACCGCGGGCGGAGGAGCTGCGCCTGGCCCGTCAGAACATCGAGACGGCCGTGACCCGGCGCGAGCACGCCCGCCGTCGGTACGAAGAGGCGCAACAGATGCAGGCCGCCCGGCTGGCCAAGGCGACAGCGGACGTCGCGGCGGCCGAAGAGCGGCTGCGGTACGCCCGCAACGATCTCGAGCGGTCTCAGGCGCTCTTCGCCGGCGAGCTGATCTCCCGGCGAGCGCTCGAGGAGTCCCAGGAGCGGGCGGGGATCCGGGAGAAGGAGCTGGCGGCCGCCCGGGCCGAGCTCGCGGGCGTGTCGGCCGGCGATCTGGCGTCGACCGGCGATCTGGCTGGGTTCCACAAGGAGCTGGCCGTGGCCCAGAAGGAAGCCGAGGAAGCCCGGGGCCGGCTCCGGCTGCTCGAAGCCGGCAGCCGGCCGGAGGAGATCGAGGGCGCTGAGGCGACGCTGGCGCGACTGCTGAGCCAGCGGAGCCACCTCGAGGACCAGCTCCGGCTCGTCACGGTGCGGAGCGCCGTGGGCGGCGTCGTGACGACCCCGAAGCCCCGCGAGAAGATCGGACAGTACGTGAAGAAGGGCGACCTCATCGTCGAGGTGCACGAGTTCGCGACGGTCAAAGCGGAGATCGCTGTCCCGGAGCGGGAGATCGGCGACGTGAAGGTCGGGCAGCCGGTCGTCGTCAAGGCCCGGGCCTTTCCTGAGCGCGGCTTTCAGGGCCGGGTGACCGCCATCGCGCCGGCGGCCGTGAAGGAGGAGGAAGGCTGGCGGGGCAGGGTGTTCAGGGTGACGACCGCCCTCGAGAACCCCGACCTCCTGCTCAGGCCCGAGATGACGGGGACCGCCAAGATCTACTGCGGGCAGCGTCGGCTGTTCGACGTCCTCACCCGCCGGCTCGCCCGGTACCTGCGCGTGGAGTTCTGGTCGTGGTGGTAG